From the Candidatus Rokuibacteriota bacterium genome, the window GCCATCGCCGATCAATCCGTGGGCAAGCTCTTCCTGGCGGGCTTCTTCCCCGGCCTCATGATGTCAGCGCTGTTCATGCTCTACGTGGGGATCCGCTGTAGCCTCCAGCGGGGCTTAGTTCCCCACGAGCGACTCGCTCACGCCAATCCGGGACCGGGACGGTGGGGCGCGAGGCTCAAGGGGCTCGGTGAGGTCTGGCCGTTTCTCCTCCTGATTGTGGCCGTGCTGGGCGGGATCTACGCAGGGCTCGCGACGCCGACCGAGGCGGCCTGGGTGGGGGCGTCGGTGGCGATCCTCATCGCCCTTGGCTATCGCGCCCTCACCTGGCAGGGGTTCAGGGACGCCTGCCTGGGCGCAGTCAGGACCACCTCCATGATCTTCCTGATCGTGATCTCCGCCAGGGTGATGACCGTGGCTCTGGCCTACTATGGGGTGCCGGCGCTGATGAAAGACTTCGCCAGCTCCTTCGGCGCGCCGACCGTGCTCCTGCTGATCATCTCCGTCGTCTACCCGATCCTGGGCACCATCTTCGAGGATTTCTCGCTGATGATCATCCTGCTCCCCTTCGTACTGCCCGCGATCCAGGCGGCGGGCTACGACCCGGTCTGGTTCGGGGTCTACATGTGCATGCTGCTGGAGGCGGGGCTACTCTCGCCACCGGTGGGGTTAAACCTCTTCGTGATCCAGGGAGTGACCGGGGCCCCGCTGGGGCACGTGGCGTGGGGGAGCCTGCCGTTTCTGCTGCTCTTGCTTGCCGGCGCCGCGGTCCTGGTCGCCTACCCCCCGCTGGCCCTCTGGCTCCCCGCGGTCTGGCTCGGCTGAGCGATCAGCGTGCGCTGCGGTGTCCTCTTCCTCCCCCGCCGGATTGCCGAGGTGGCCGAGCATGCGCGCCTGGCCGAGGCGGCCGGCTTCGACCTCCTGGGGATCGGGGACTCCCAGTCCCTGTTCCAGGAGGTGTACGTGAGCCTCGCTGTGGCTGCCATCAACACCTCGAGGGTCCGCCTCGGACCCACGGTCACGAACCCGCTCACCCGTCATCCCGCCGTAACCGCGGCCGCCATCGGCAGCGTCAGGAGTAATGCCCTTCGAGCGCGCACCCACGCCGAAGGCGTGGATGTCCTCGTCCGATCGTCCTCTGGCACGCTGCTGAAGATCTGGTTCGAGCGCGGGCTTGGCCCGCGCAACCGACGGGGGAGGTTCGGAAGGGGGGCGGAGCCCCCCTCCGAGGATCTCTACGCCGGCGTGATGCGCTCTTCGGGCACCTCGACCCGCTTCACCCCCTTGAAGCTGAACAGCAGCTCCACGATGTACCGGGGCGGATCCGCCGGCAGGCGCTCCACGATGGTGCCGAGCGCTTTCTTCACGTTCTCGCTGAACGCCACGCCCTGGATGACCAGGCCCGAGAGGTCGACGGTTACCCGCTGGTTGGGCTGGAACACTGCCCCCTCAGGCCCATGCGCGAACCACCCGCAACTAGAACGTCAGCTTGTCACCCGGGCTGATCGGGAAGACTTGCGTCGAGGTCTGACCGAGCGCCGCCTGGTACTCCTGCGGCGTCCCCTTGAGCACGGGGAACGTCCCGTAGTGAATCGGGATCACGTACTTGGGCTTGAGCACCTCCTTCGTCGCGTAGGCCGCATCCCGGGGATCCATGGTGAAGTTACCCCCGATGGGCATCAGGATCAGGTCGGGCTTATAGTACTCGCCGAGGAAGCGCATGTCGCCGAAGAGCCCGGTGTCCCCCATGTGGTAGAGCTTGAAGCCGTTCTCGAACTCGATGATGAACCCGGCGGGCTCCCCAGCGGGGTAGGTGATGGTCTTCTTTGTGGCCGGATCGACGAAGGTCACTTCGGAGGAATGTTCGGCGCGGACCTGGGTGATCGTGATCTGCGGCCCCGCCGGCGTCACCCGCCCGCCTTTGGCGAACTGAATGCCTTGCTCGGGCCTCACCCAGCCCAGGTCGGTCATCGTAAAGATGAGGCCGTAGGGGCCACCAATCTTCGCCCCGGTCCGCTTGGCCAGCTCCCCGGCGTCACTCAATCCATCGGTCCGCCCGAGGTTTCCCACGTGATCCCGATGGCCGTGGGTCACCAGGATCACGTCCACCTTCCCCAGGGCGTCCAGGTTCTTGTACTGCGCCGGGGTCTTAGGATTGTTGGTGAGGAACGGGTCGATGACGATTACCTTGCCGGTCGGCGTGGTGATCTTTGTCGCGGCCTGCCCCAGCCAGTGGACTTCAACCTTGCTGGTCTGGGCCCACACCTTCTCGGTGGCGAGGGTGAACGTCAGCGCGCCGGTGAGCTTCAGGAAGTCGCGTCGCTCCATGGGTCCCTCCCTCCGTCGCCGAAGTTAGAGGACGAGCGTTCGAGGCTGGCCCAGACTAGCCCGAGGCCCTCACGGGGTCAAGACCCGCCTGTGACGACTCCACGACGCCGCCTTTAGCTCCCGAAGTCGCGGAAGCTTCCTCCGGGAACCCGGGGCTGCTCCACGAAGAGCCGCTGGTAGAGGCCCAGGTGGTTCCCCCACGGATCGCTGAAGTCGCAGAAGGCGACCAGCCCGGGGATCCGCGTGACGGGCGAGCACCGCGCGCCGACCTCGCGCTCGACCCGCGGGATTTCGGCCTCGATGTCGTTCACGCGGAGCCGCAGCGAGTACGTCGGTCGCGGCTCGCCCTCGCCGAGCTGAAACCAGAAGTTCTCGAAACCTTCCCACTCGACGAAGTCCGTGTGGGGTTCGAAGTCCGGGGGTCGCCCGAAGAGCCGCGAGTAAAAGGCGACGCCGGCCCGAATGTCCGGCACGCGGAACTCAACCGTGCCGCCGCCGAACCGATCCGCTCGCGCCATCAGAGCTTCCCGCCGCGTATCGAAACGTCGCCGCCTTCCGCCGCGTCCTAGCTGGTGGGCGGAACAGGGCTCGAACCTGTGACCTCGGCCTTGTAAGGGCCGCGCTCTCCCCAGCTGAGCTATCCGCCCGCGCCTGTATCTTAGGGACTTCCGTGACAGCGGTCAACCGCGGACCCCTTGCCGTGCCCGAAACCGTGCCCGCGAGCTTCCGGAGGAGCTCCTGGCTTCCGGAGGAGCTGACGAAGCCTTGCATGGACGTGATCGAAGACCTGATCCGGTCCGGCGTCACCTCTCCGAAGAAATCGTCCCCGGGCGCGCCGGTTTTGCTACGGCTTCGCTTTTCGTGGTAGTCGCAGCGCGCTCCAAACCCGCGGCGCCGTCATTGGCAGATCAAGATGCCGGACGCCCCGACTCGCGAGCGCGTCGAGCACCGCGTTCACCGCCGATGGCAGGGACCCCGCGACGCCCGACTCGCCCGCCCCCTTCACGCCGAGCGGGTTCGTGGTGCACGGCACGCAGTGGTGTCCGATTCTCATGTCGGGCAGGTCGCCAGCGCGCAGGATCATGTAGTCCATGAACGACGCGGTCAGGAGTTGCCCGCTCTCGCTGTAGACGACGGCTTCGCCGAGCACCTGGCCAAGGCCCTGGGCGACGCCGCCGTTGATCTGCCCCTCGACGATGGTCGGGTGCGCAAAGTTGCCGACATCGTCTACGGCCTTGTAGCCAACCACGGTTACCACTCCGGTTTCCGGGTCGATCTCGACCTCGCAGACATGGCAACCGTTGGGAAAGCTCATCTGCGGGGAGACGAACTTGGCCTGGTTGTCCAGTCCCGCGGCGAGGTCCCCCGGCATTCCGGGCATGGTGCGCGCGCGTCGGGCGAGGTCCACGATACCGATCTCCCGATCGGTGCCCGTCACCCGGAATCGGCCGTCTCGGAACTCGATATCGAACGGGGCGGCCTCGAACAGGCGCGCGGCGATACGGCGACCCTTCTCGATCGCCGTGTCGCACGCGAGCGTGGCCGCGCTGCCGGCCATCATCATCGAGCGCGACGCGACGCTCGGCGTGCCGACCGGTACCTGGTCGCTGTCGCCCTGGACGAGCTTGACCGCGCTCACGTCCACGCCGAGCCTCGTCGCAACGAGACGAGGGAACGTCGACAGGTGCCCCTGCCCCATCGCCTGCACGCCGGTGCGCAGCGCGATCGTGCCGTCCTCCTCGAAGCGCAGGTCGACGGTCTCGTCGAGGATGCCCCCCGCTACCTCGAGGAAGCAGCACAGCCCGATCCCCCGCAGCCTGCCCGCCCGCTCCGACGCCGCGCGCCGCGCGGGAAACCCCTTCCAGTCCGCCAGCGCCAGCGCCTTGTCCATCACGGCCTCGAACTCCCCGCTGTCATAGAGCTGGCCGTTCGCCGCCCTGTATGGCATCGCCGAGGCGGGGATGAAGTTGCGCCGCCGCAGCTCCACGCGGTCGATGCCCATCGCCAGCGCCGCCGAATCGATCAGCCGCTCGATGAGGTAGATCGCCTCCGGCCGGCCAGCGCCGCGGTACGGTCCCAGCGGCGCGGCGTTCGTGAGCACCATCTTCACGTCGATCTGGATAGCAGGGATCGCGTACACGCTCGACAGGGTGTTCTTCGTGTTGTTGGTCGCAAAGATGGCCGCGTACGTCGAGACGTAGGCCCCGACGCCCACGAG encodes:
- a CDS encoding metal-dependent hydrolase, which codes for MERRDFLKLTGALTFTLATEKVWAQTSKVEVHWLGQAATKITTPTGKVIVIDPFLTNNPKTPAQYKNLDALGKVDVILVTHGHRDHVGNLGRTDGLSDAGELAKRTGAKIGGPYGLIFTMTDLGWVRPEQGIQFAKGGRVTPAGPQITITQVRAEHSSEVTFVDPATKKTITYPAGEPAGFIIEFENGFKLYHMGDTGLFGDMRFLGEYYKPDLILMPIGGNFTMDPRDAAYATKEVLKPKYVIPIHYGTFPVLKGTPQEYQAALGQTSTQVFPISPGDKLTF
- a CDS encoding VOC family protein; translation: MARADRFGGGTVEFRVPDIRAGVAFYSRLFGRPPDFEPHTDFVEWEGFENFWFQLGEGEPRPTYSLRLRVNDIEAEIPRVEREVGARCSPVTRIPGLVAFCDFSDPWGNHLGLYQRLFVEQPRVPGGSFRDFGS
- a CDS encoding TRAP transporter large permease produces the protein SAATMGRMAYEEQVGRRGYQPRLVLGSVAAGGTLGILIPPSIFFIVYGAIADQSVGKLFLAGFFPGLMMSALFMLYVGIRCSLQRGLVPHERLAHANPGPGRWGARLKGLGEVWPFLLLIVAVLGGIYAGLATPTEAAWVGASVAILIALGYRALTWQGFRDACLGAVRTTSMIFLIVISARVMTVALAYYGVPALMKDFASSFGAPTVLLLIISVVYPILGTIFEDFSLMIILLPFVLPAIQAAGYDPVWFGVYMCMLLEAGLLSPPVGLNLFVIQGVTGAPLGHVAWGSLPFLLLLLAGAAVLVAYPPLALWLPAVWLG
- a CDS encoding xanthine dehydrogenase family protein molybdopterin-binding subunit: MSDTLLRFGSDRDALRSEDEPLLTGRGRFTDDIDVPGQAHAAFVRAQVAHAELRGTEVSRALKMPGVIGVFTGRDLAADGLGAIPPLASLPGRGGTRMFGAAMPALAVDRVRYVGESIAIVVAETAAQARDAVEAVIVELAELPASADVERAVAPGAQPIWPETPDNVALDWTDGDAAAVDSAFGRAAHVERVRLLDTRLAPSALEPRAAIGQWDAAAQRYTLIAGTQGVAVVRKLLAESVFKIPPPRLRVLTYDVGGGFGMKVQPYAEYAAVLYASRRVGRPVKWRASRLESFLADTHGRDGVLEGELALDADGRFLALRVRALVGVGAYVSTYAAIFATNNTKNTLSSVYAIPAIQIDVKMVLTNAAPLGPYRGAGRPEAIYLIERLIDSAALAMGIDRVELRRRNFIPASAMPYRAANGQLYDSGEFEAVMDKALALADWKGFPARRAASERAGRLRGIGLCCFLEVAGGILDETVDLRFEEDGTIALRTGVQAMGQGHLSTFPRLVATRLGVDVSAVKLVQGDSDQVPVGTPSVASRSMMMAGSAATLACDTAIEKGRRIAARLFEAAPFDIEFRDGRFRVTGTDREIGIVDLARRARTMPGMPGDLAAGLDNQAKFVSPQMSFPNGCHVCEVEIDPETGVVTVVGYKAVDDVGNFAHPTIVEGQINGGVAQGLGQVLGEAVVYSESGQLLTASFMDYMILRAGDLPDMRIGHHCVPCTTNPLGVKGAGESGVAGSLPSAVNAVLDALASRGVRHLDLPMTAPRVWSALRLPRKAKP